A genomic window from Plasmodium coatneyi strain Hackeri chromosome 13, complete sequence includes:
- a CDS encoding Plasmepsin, with amino-acid sequence MDIAVKEQDYSNGLIKNSAAFENLKFTNIKNFKVQKRFQILYFILFVFVTGIFFFFLISTYFFTPSYNVNKIVQNTEHLTLAFKIERPYDKVLKTISKKNLKNYIKETYNFFKSGYMKQNYLGSENDVIELDDVANIMFYGEGEVGDNHQKFTLIFDTGSANLWVPSKKCTSLGCHLKNLYDSSKSKSYEKDGTKVDITYGSGTVKGFFSKDLVTLGHLSMPYKFIEVTDTDELEPIYSSVEFDGILGLGWKDLSIGSIDPIVVELKNQNKIDNALFTFYLPIHDVHAGYLTIGGIEDKFYEGNITYEKLNHDLYWQVDLDVHFGKQTMEKANVIVDSGTTTITAPSEFLNKFFANLSVIKVPFLPFYVTTCDNKEMPTLEFKSANNTYTLEPEYYMNPLLDVDDTLCMITMLPVDIDSNTFILGDPFMRKYFTVFDYDNESVGFAIAKN; translated from the coding sequence ATGGATATAGCAGTGAAAGAACAAGACTACTCAAACGGGCTTATCAAAAACTCCGCTGCGTTTGAAAATCTGAAATTTACCAAcatcaaaaattttaaagtcCAGAAGAGATTCCAAATACTCTATTTCATTCTGTTTGTTTTTGTGACgggtatatttttcttctttctaaTTAGTAcctatttttttaccccAAGTTATAATGTGAACAAAATTGTACAGAACACCGAACATTTAACTTTAGCTTTTAAAATCGAGAGACCCTATGACAAGGTATTAAAAACCATCTCCAAGAAAAACTTGAAAAATTACATCAAGGAGACCTATAACTTTTTCAAATCTGGATATATGAAACAGAACTATTTAGGAAGTGAAAATGATGTGATCGAATTAGATGATGTAGCAAATATTATGTTTTAtggagaaggagaagttgGAGACAACCACCAAAAATTTACCCTCATTTTTGACACTGGTTCAGCCAACTTGTGGGTCCCAAGTAAGAAATGTACTTCCCTCGGATGCCACTTGAAAAACCTGTACGACTCGAGCAAGTCCAAATCGTATGAAAAGGATGGAACTAAAGTTGATATCACGTACGGATCTGGAACTGTTAAAGGTTTCTTCAGTAAAGATTTAGTAACTTTGGGACATCTGTCTATGCCATACAAATTTATTGAAGTCACCGACACAGATGAATTAGAACCCATTTACAGTAGCGTCGAATTTGATGGAATATTAGGTTTAGGATGGAAAGATCTTTCCATCGGATCCATTGATCCCATTGTTGTAGAATTAAAGAACCAGAACAAAATCGACAATGCCTTGTTCACCTTCTACCTACCCATCCATGATGTTCACGCTGGTTATCTAACCATTGGTGGAATTGAAGACAAATTCTACGAAGGAAACATTACCtacgaaaaattaaatcacGACTTGTACTGGCAAGTTGATTTGGACGTACATTTTGGAAAGCAAACTATGGAAAAGGCCAACGTCATCGTTGACAGTGGTACAACAACTATTACCGCCCCTTCAGAATTCCTGAACAAATTTTTCGCTAACCTAAGTGTTATTAAAGTTCCCTTCTTGCCATTCTATGTAACTACCTGTGATAATAAGGAAATGCCAACCCTTGAATTCAAGTCAGCCAACAACACTTACACTTTAGAGCCCGAATATTACATGAACCCACTTCTCGACGTGGATGACACTCTGTGCATGATTACCATGCTTCCAGTTGACATTGATTCGAACACCTTCATTTTGGGAGACCCATTCATGAGAAAATACTTCACCGTTTTTGACTACGACAACGAGAGCGTCGGTTTTGCCATAGCTAAGAACTGA